In one window of Mesoplodon densirostris isolate mMesDen1 chromosome 4, mMesDen1 primary haplotype, whole genome shotgun sequence DNA:
- the EIF5 gene encoding eukaryotic translation initiation factor 5, with amino-acid sequence MSVNVNRSVSDQFYRYKMPRLIAKVEGKGNGIKTVIVNMVDVAKALNRPPTYPTKYFGCELGAQTQFDVKNDRYIVNGSHEANKLQDMLDGFIKKFVLCPECENPETDLHVNPKKQTIGNSCKACGYRGMLDTHHKLCTFILKNPPENSDSGTGKKEKEKKNRKGKDKENGSVSSSETPPPPPPPSEISPPHAVEEEEDDDWGEDTTEEAQRRRMDEISDHAKVLTLSDDLERTVEERVNILFDFVKKKKEEGVIDSSDKEIVAEAERLDVKAMGPLVLTEVLFNEKIREQIKKYRRHFLRFCHNNKKAQRYLLHGLECVVAMHQAQLISKIPHILKEMYDADLLEEEVIISWSEKASKKYVSKELAKEIRVKAEPFIKWLKEAEEESSGGEDDDEDENIEVVYSKTASVPKVEAVKSDNKDDDLDIDAI; translated from the exons ATGTCTGTCAACGTCAACCGCAGCGTGTCAGACCAGTTCTATCGCTACAAGATGCCCCGTCTGATTGCCAAG GTTGAGGGCAAAGGAAATGGAATCAAGACAGTTATAGTCAACATGGTTGACGTAGCCAAAGCGCTTAATCGGCCTCCAACGT ATCCCACCAAATATTTTGGTTGTGAACTGGGAGCACAGACCCAGTTTGATGTTAAGAATGACCGTTACATTGTCAATGGATCTCATGAGGCGAATAAGCTGCAAGACATGTTGGAtggattcattaaaaaatttgttCTCTGTCCTGAGTGTGAGAATCCTGAAACGGATCTG CATGTCaatccaaagaaacaaacaataggTAATTCTTGTAAAGCCTGTGGCTATCGAGGCATGCTTGACACACATCATAAACTGTGCACATTCATCCTCAAAAACCCACCTG AGAATAGTGATAGTGgtacaggaaagaaagagaaggaaaagaaaaatagaaagggcAAAGACAAGGAAAACGGCTCCGTGTCCAGCAGTGagacaccacccccaccaccaccccccagtGAAATCAGTCCCCCGCATGCCgtggaagaagaggaagatgatGATTGGGGGGAGGATACAACAGAGGAAGCTCAAAGGCGAAGAATGGACGAAATCAGTGACCACGCGAAAGTTTTAACCCTCAGTGATGATTTGGAAAGGACGGTTGAAGAGCGTGTCAATATCCTGTTTGATTTTGTTAAG aaaaagaaagaagagggtgtTATTGACTCATCTGACAAAGAAATTGTAGCTGAAGCAGAAAGACTGGATGTAAAAGCCATGGGCCCTCTTGTTCTGACTGAAGttctttttaatgagaaaattagAGAGCAAATTAAGAAATACAGGCGCCATTTCTTACGA TTTtgtcacaacaacaaaaaagctcaACGGTACCTTCTTCATGGCTTGGAGTGTGTGGTAGCAATGCATCAAGCTCAGCTCATCTCCAAGATTCCGCATATCTTGAAGGAGATGTATGATGCAGACCTTTTGGAGGAAGAAGTCATCATTAGCTGGTCAGAAAAG GCCTCTAAGAAATATGTCTCAAAAGAACTTGCCAAAGAGATTCGTGTCAAAGCGGAACCTTTTATAAAATGGTTGAAGGAAGCAGAGGAAGAATCTTCCGGTggtgaagatgatgatgaagatgagaaCATTGAG GTGGTGTATTCAAAGACTGCCAGTGTACCGAAAGTGGAAGCTGTAAAGTCTGACAACAAGGACGATGACCTTGATATTGATGCCATTTAA